The nucleotide window TAAAAACATCCCCTACTTTTATTTTATGGCGCTTTAACTTTGTAAAGAGCTGTTCAAGCTTTTTCTCATAGGTAGATGGTGGAGATGTAATAAATTGCGTTAATTGCTCTTCAACCTGCGCTAAATTTTCTGCATCAAAACGAGGAATTGGTAATGACCTTTTCGTTTCAATATGCTCTAAATCGATATAACCTTTATTATTGTATACGCTGTATTTAAACAGGAGCGTCCCATCATAACGACTATACAAGCTAGGATACGTTAGCTTTTTTTCTTTACCGCGAGCCGTTTTTGGTAAAATATATTGTCTATCTCGTGTAGCAATCGAGATATCCTTTTCCAAATAGGAGCTTTCAGTTTGGTCAATGCGTTTTACTATCGTGTCACCCTCGAAATAAATTGTGCATTCATCGGTTAACTTTACTAAATCCCATGATTCCTGAATCGGCTGTAGCTTAAAAAATTGTCGCTTGTCATTTGTCATCCACATAAAATCCCCCCTATTTTGTAAATCTTAAATGAATTATATCTGCTATCGTTCTTCTTCTGACATAATTTCTAAAAGATTTTGCAAGGAAGCAATTCCTCGAATTTGCTCAACAAGTGCATAATCAATGTATTGGAGCGATTGAATAGCCATCTCCTTAGTCCGAACAATATTATTTTTCTCAATATCCAACAATACCTCACGGACGATGTCCAAAGAGTAAACAACCCGTTGAACTGTCCGAATAATAAACACTCTTCTAATATCCATTGGACTATAAATGCGAAATCCACTTTCTTTGTGACGTTCGGGATGGATTAATCCTTCCTTTTCCCAATGTCGAATTGATGAAGGAGAGACATTTGCTTCTTTTGCTACTTCTCCAATCGTAAAATAATCTTTAGCGTGGTACTTTTTCATATCGGCAAATTCCGCGAAATCTTTTGAATCAAGTATTTTTACTGTTTTTTGCACAGCTTCCTTTTCGAAATATAAATCAACCTGTGCCTTATTAATAATCCATAAAGCCTCATGTATTTTCTTATTTATAATAAGTGGCATCACCTTTTTTACCAAATCCATTCCAAACCCAGCATTCAATGCACGTATACATTGGAAATACGCCTCATGCTCCCTTGTATAGATACGATATCCGTTTTTTGCTCTCTCAACCTTTGGAACAAGTCCCCATGCTTCATAATGTCTTAATGCACTTGTGCTTATCTTTAATTTCTTAGCGATTTCAATGCCTTTCATTACAGCCCCCTTATAAATCATAGTTAAAGTCCATGACGGCTTTTTTATATAAAATTTGAGTTAGCTAAGTTCATAATAACAAAACCTTATCATTTGCACTAATGTTGTACTATAAAATTGTAAGGTAAAATGAAAAATCTCCTTACAAAAAAATTCAAAGGAGCAAATAACTATGCAAAATCAAACAGTAATCCCCTATTTTATGGTGTTAAATGGAACACAGTTTATTGAATTTACGAAGAAGGTTTTTCAAGCTGAAGTAATAAAAATTAATAAGTTAGAAGGCACAGAGAGCATAATTCATGCAGAAATGAGAATAGGAAACAGCACCATTTATTTTGCTGATACATCTGCTGATGGAAGCTGTGGTCCAGGAGTATGCGGAGAGTTGAATACAGATGGATTGATTCCTATTCAAATGTACATGCATGTTGCCAACGTGGACAACACTTACCAAAATGCTATTGCAGAAGGTGCGACTCCTGTAATGGAGCCAGCAGAGGAAAATGGGTATATGGGTGGTTTTGTTGATCCTTTCAAAAATCTTTGGTGGGTTCAAACAAACAAATCCTAACAAATAGAACGCAATAGTTTGCAAGCTCTTTCTTATTCGCAAAATAATATAAGGTTTCCCTAATTATAGTATTAGAGAAACCTTATATTTTATCATGATTCAGCAGCTCTTTTGTATCAAAAGCAGAGCAATTCCTA belongs to Lysinibacillus louembei and includes:
- a CDS encoding VOC family protein, producing the protein MQNQTVIPYFMVLNGTQFIEFTKKVFQAEVIKINKLEGTESIIHAEMRIGNSTIYFADTSADGSCGPGVCGELNTDGLIPIQMYMHVANVDNTYQNAIAEGATPVMEPAEENGYMGGFVDPFKNLWWVQTNKS
- a CDS encoding MerR family transcriptional regulator, which translates into the protein MKGIEIAKKLKISTSALRHYEAWGLVPKVERAKNGYRIYTREHEAYFQCIRALNAGFGMDLVKKVMPLIINKKIHEALWIINKAQVDLYFEKEAVQKTVKILDSKDFAEFADMKKYHAKDYFTIGEVAKEANVSPSSIRHWEKEGLIHPERHKESGFRIYSPMDIRRVFIIRTVQRVVYSLDIVREVLLDIEKNNIVRTKEMAIQSLQYIDYALVEQIRGIASLQNLLEIMSEEER